The genome window GAAGGTGATGACCAGGAGCACTACCCACAGCCCGTAGACCAGCGAGACGCCGGCGATCAGCATGTGGCCGGTGAACATCACTCTTTCCCAGTTTGTATAGGCCCTGCGCCGCTCCGGGTCGCTTTCCGGAAAGAGCTCCTGCGACCACTTATCGTCCGGGATCTTGCCCGCGACGGCCGCCAGCCTGCCCTTCACCAGGTCGTAGGGATAACGATAGTTGACGATCGACCACTTCCACATGTTCCGCATGTCGAACTTCGCGGGAAGGACCACCTCCTGGTCGTCCGGATGGTGCAGCGTATACTTGTGGTGTTCGGTGTGGCTCGCCCAGAAGTGGTGGTGGTTGTGCCATCCCAGGAAGGAATACACGCGGAGGAAAAAGCGGTTCAGCCAGCGGGTCCTGAAGACGGAATCATGGACCAGTTCGTGAAATCCGTTGACCAGGAAATGCCAGAAATGGCCGTTGATGAATACCAGGAGTATCGTAACATACCACGGCCAGTAGAGGGAGGAGTAGACGGCGGCGCCGGCGCCGGCGGCCAGGACGGCGAGATAGCCCAGGGTCTGTACGAATCCCAGGAAATCGCTGCGCCGGTTGAGGCTGGCCAGTTGTTCCCGCGTGACCCGGCACCGGTACCACTTCACGCGCTTCTTCGGGGGCGGCGCGTTGTACTGCGGCCCCTTGGTCAGCACTTCCTCGTCGGAAAGCACGGTATGATCCGGACCGACGACTTCCGGTGAGTCGCCCGGTTCACGGGGATCTCTGGCAGTTTCGCTCACGATGTCATCCTGCCTGCAACATGTTGAAGGGAACGCGGTAAAAGTAAGGTCGATCTACCATGTTCGTCAAGCAGAATCTCCCTTGAGAAAACGGTCGAACCAGTCCACCATCCACTCGAAGTACTCGAACCGGAAGACGTGGTTGCCATCGGGCTGGTAGACGCGGAAGCGGTCACCGGCGCCGGCGTCGCGGTATACCGGCGCCACCGTGCGAATGAGCGCGTCGACTCCGGACTTCGGCATGTCCTCGTCCGACGTGGGCGCCACCATCATGTAGGGCCGGGGCGCGATGCAGTGCGCGACGATTTCGGGATGGTCGAAGTAGCGGAGCATGTGGGGCACGTAGAAGTAGGCGCTGTGGCGGTACAGGTCGCCTCCCCGTATGACGCTCTCCAACTGACCCACGCCGCCGCAGATGGGTACGCCGGCCGCCAGCCAGGGGGCGCAGGCCATGGCGTACCACGTCGCGTTCCCGCCCAGAGACATGCCCGTCAATCCCACCTTGTTGTGTCCGATCCGGTCCTGGACCTGGAGCACGCGGACGCCTCTTAGCGCTTCCTCCACGAGGAGTCCCATCTGCGAGATGCCGTAGGCGAGCATGTGCTTAAGCTCGATGTACCAGGATACCTCGTTCGTGCCCCGGCCGTGGCAGCCCTTGGGCGAGATGGCCAGCGTGACGTAGCCCCGCCGGGCCAGTTCCCGTGCCCATCCAAAGAGGGGCGGGTCGTTCGGATCGTCCTTGTAGAACCGTTCGAGGGCCATGCGCTCGGCCGATCCGCCCGTGCCCGGTACGCAGACAACGCCCGGCAGGTGTTCGGCCGGCTCGTCCAGCGGCTCGATCAGGATGGCCGGGACCGTCTCTGCGTGGGAATTGGCGTAGGAAAGGTCCGTGAGCCGTATGCCGTCTTCCACCCGGGAATGGCCCACGGTATAGTCGACCTGTTCCGGGATGTCCGCCATGCCGAAGAGTTCGAGCAGCTTCTCGCGGATCTTCCCGGGCGGAATCGAATCGGGATAGCGGGGTCGCAGCCCCTTGCGGTCATAGGTAGGTTCGAAAGGTTCTTCCATGCCGTATCTCAGCGTGGTTACAGCGGGGCATCATCCCTACACGGCGTAGGGCGGGAACTCGTGCGTGTGGCGCTGCGCGACTTCATTGCTTAAGTCCCCGTCGCGCATGAAGTCTTTCTCCCGGCCCTGGTCCACGATCAGGCCACGTAGCTGGTCTCGAAGAGCCCGGGCTTCGGGATGATCATTGCTGTACAGGTTCCGGCACTCGAGCGGGTCTTCCTGGAGATCGTAGTACTCGAACTGCCCGGTCCGGTAATGCCAGATGAACTTGTCCCCGTGGCCGACCAGGTAGTGGCCGAATTCGAGGTGTTCGGCGTGCAGTCGCTCCCGATCCAGCCGGTCCGCTTCGCCCCGCACGAGCGGCATGAGCGAACGGCCGTCCATGCGGCCGGGAGGAGGCAGGCCGCACACGTCGAGCAGCGTGGGCATCAGGTCGGCCAGGCCCACGGTGGTATCGGGGTGCCGGACGCCCGCGGGGAGGTCCATCTGTGCGGGGAAATTCAGGACGAAGGGCACGCGGATCGAACCCTCGTATCCGTACGACTTGGCCCAGTAATGATGGTCGCCCAACATGTCGCCGTGGTCGCCGACGAAGGCGAAGACGAGATTGCGCAGTTGGAGCATGCGCCACAGGTGATAGGTGAACCGCGTGATCTGGGTGTCCACGTGATCGATACAGCCGTAATAACCTGCCCGGGCCCGCCGGACGTTCTTGAGGGACAGGGGGAGATACTCGGCTTCCGGGAAGGGACCGTGGGCCTTGACGAAGGACATGCGTCCGCCCACGTACCCCGAAGGATCGCCGATGACCGGATCGGGCAGATCGGGGTCGTCGGCGTACCGCTCGTAGAAGAACGCGGGCGGGTCCCAGGGCGGATGGGGTTTGCTGAAGGACACGAACAGGAAGAAGGGCGTGTCCCGGCCGTGGTCCCGGACGTGCTCGTCCATGACGCGAATGGCCTGCGTCGCCGTCCAGGTGGTCACGTGGAGTTCCTCGGGAAAGACGCAGGGGCGGGACGTGTACCCG of Gemmatimonadota bacterium contains these proteins:
- a CDS encoding sulfatase-like hydrolase/transferase translates to MKRSSRPNVVLICADQLRGDTLGIAGHPVVHTPGIDALAHTGHYFPRAVSEVPSCVGARRTLFSGQWPVTHGMVGFDDMAAWDEPDTLCRVFQRSGYKTYCIGKRHVFPQDEPYGFDRIIAHEEGRYLSPGYRDDYLDWLAEQGWGDFGLFNAGVTNNGYTSRPCVFPEELHVTTWTATQAIRVMDEHVRDHGRDTPFFLFVSFSKPHPPWDPPAFFYERYADDPDLPDPVIGDPSGYVGGRMSFVKAHGPFPEAEYLPLSLKNVRRARAGYYGCIDHVDTQITRFTYHLWRMLQLRNLVFAFVGDHGDMLGDHHYWAKSYGYEGSIRVPFVLNFPAQMDLPAGVRHPDTTVGLADLMPTLLDVCGLPPPGRMDGRSLMPLVRGEADRLDRERLHAEHLEFGHYLVGHGDKFIWHYRTGQFEYYDLQEDPLECRNLYSNDHPEARALRDQLRGLIVDQGREKDFMRDGDLSNEVAQRHTHEFPPYAV